In Myotis daubentonii chromosome 6, mMyoDau2.1, whole genome shotgun sequence, a genomic segment contains:
- the PTP4A1 gene encoding protein tyrosine phosphatase type IVA 1 isoform X2, protein MARMNRPAPVEVTYKNMRFLITHNPTNATLNKFIEELKKYGVTTIVRVCEATYDTTLVEKEGIQVLDWPFDDGAPPSNQIVDDWLSLVKIKFREEPGCCIAVHCVAGLGRAPVLVALALIEGGMKYEDAVQFIRHGVELLTASNFYIWRSIVLKCGCASKSPVVIETTVAFNKTGA, encoded by the exons ATGGCTCGAATGAACCGCCCAGCTCCTGTGGAAGTCACATACAAGAACATGAGATTTCTTATTACACACAATCCAACCAATGCGACCTTAAACAAATTCATAGAG GAACTTAAGAAGTATGGCGTTACCACAATAGTAAGAGTATGTGAAGCAACTTATGACACTACTCTGGTGGAGAAAGAAGGCATCCAAGTTCTT GATTGGCCTTTCGATGATGGTGCACCACCGTCCAACCAGATTGTTGATGATTGGTTAAgtcttgtaaaaattaagtttcgTGAAGAACCTGGTTGTTGTATTGCTGTACATTGTGTTGCAGGCCTTGGAAG AGCTCCGGTGCTTGTTGCCCTAGCATTAATCGAAGGTGGAATGAAATATGAAGATGCAGTACAGTTCATAAGACa CGGCGTGGAGCTTTTAACAGCAAGCAACTTCTATATTTGGAGAAGTATCGTCCTAAAATGCGGCTGCGCTTCAAAGAGTCCAGTGGTCATAGAAACAACTGTTGCATTCAATAAAACGGGTGCCTGA
- the PTP4A1 gene encoding protein tyrosine phosphatase type IVA 1 isoform X1, with protein sequence MARMNRPAPVEVTYKNMRFLITHNPTNATLNKFIEELKKYGVTTIVRVCEATYDTTLVEKEGIQVLDWPFDDGAPPSNQIVDDWLSLVKIKFREEPGCCIAVHCVAGLGRAPVLVALALIEGGMKYEDAVQFIRQKRRGAFNSKQLLYLEKYRPKMRLRFKESSGHRNNCCIQ encoded by the exons ATGGCTCGAATGAACCGCCCAGCTCCTGTGGAAGTCACATACAAGAACATGAGATTTCTTATTACACACAATCCAACCAATGCGACCTTAAACAAATTCATAGAG GAACTTAAGAAGTATGGCGTTACCACAATAGTAAGAGTATGTGAAGCAACTTATGACACTACTCTGGTGGAGAAAGAAGGCATCCAAGTTCTT GATTGGCCTTTCGATGATGGTGCACCACCGTCCAACCAGATTGTTGATGATTGGTTAAgtcttgtaaaaattaagtttcgTGAAGAACCTGGTTGTTGTATTGCTGTACATTGTGTTGCAGGCCTTGGAAG AGCTCCGGTGCTTGTTGCCCTAGCATTAATCGAAGGTGGAATGAAATATGAAGATGCAGTACAGTTCATAAGACa aaAGCGGCGTGGAGCTTTTAACAGCAAGCAACTTCTATATTTGGAGAAGTATCGTCCTAAAATGCGGCTGCGCTTCAAAGAGTCCAGTGGTCATAGAAACAACTGTTGCATTCAATAA
- the LOC132237183 gene encoding uncharacterized LOC128125822 homolog, with product MIRPQSSMSKHIPQFCGVLGHTFMEFLKGSGDYCQAQHDLYADK from the exons ATGATTAGGCCACAATCTTCAATGAGTAAACATATTCCT caGTTCTGTGGTGTTCTTGGTCACACATTTATGGAGTTTCTGAAGGGCAGTGGAGATTATTGCCAGGCACAGCACGACCTCTATGCAGACAAGTGA